In Cicer arietinum cultivar CDC Frontier isolate Library 1 chromosome 7, Cicar.CDCFrontier_v2.0, whole genome shotgun sequence, the genomic window TTCTGTTAGGAAGTTCATTGAGAATACAACGTTGCAAGTCAAGAACCTCAAGTCCTGTTAAGCTTTCTATGAAATATATGTTATCTAACTTCAATCCATTCAAGCGCAGAGTTCGAAGATTCGTCAATGAATGGGTTGAAGAAGGCAATGATAATGATGGATGACCAGATCCATTATTGATTAGAGACAAAACCTTCAGCCCTTTTATTCCTTGAAAGGTTGCATGCGATAAATCAAAGGACTTCCACCTCCTAGAGTGtagaaatataatttcaagGTTTGGAGCACGCAATTGATGAAAGTTTTGATCTTGCTTGGGATACCATAAGGATAAAGCATAACAATCTCTTATAAAATCATCCCTTTCCAAGGTGTTAACTGGTTTGTCAACATTTACCACAATTTTGTGATTCTCTAGTCTCTTTGCAATCCATAAGGCTGTGTCACGAACTGTGTCATGCATCTTCACGTACTCTTTGCTTTCCCTAGCATACATCAACAAACATGATTCCAAAAGTCTATTTATCGTTGCTTCAATGTCATCTCTTGCTGAGTCTAGCGAAAATCTTCCTCCTAGTCCAAGTCCGACTGCATATCGGATCATATCTTCTATTGAGATTTTATAATCTTCTGGAAACATCGAACACATTAAGAAGATAAGCTTCTGTTTGTCTGATAAATAATCATAGCTTAATTTAAGACAACTTAAAGCAGCTCCCACTCCTTCCACGTGATCGTCAACGGCCTCTGAATGTGTCAACATGTGAAACGCCACCTTCCAATCAGcaatggattttccttttaaaGAAGATCCCACCGCTTTAATTGCTATAGGTAGTCCTTTACATTCAAGGCAAACTTTTTGTGGCACACCATCCAATGACTTGGATAAACTATCATCAATATGTGCATGTTTTTTAAACAATGTCCAAGACTCATCTTCGCATAAGAGTCCTAGATGAATCTTCTTTTGACAGTGCATCAAATCACATATATGTTGATTACGAGTGGTTATAAGGATCTTCCATGCACCTTTGTTATTATTGTCTAAGTGAATCCCTATGTCATTCAAATTAAACTCTCTCCACAAATCGTCTACTATTATGAGAATCCGCTTGTTTTCTTTCAAACTTAACCACAGACGTTGTGCTCTTCCCTCATCACTTTCTTCCtccaatttcaaatttaaaacatcAGCTATTTTTCCTTGTATGTCTCTAATATTCGGAGTTTGAGACATTGTAATTAATATAGTCTTGTCGAAAAACTTCAATGCTTCAACCTTTTTACCCACTTCATTTACAAGAGTGGTTTTCCCAGTTCCACCCATTCCATACACTCCTATCATGTAGATGTCATCATCTTGAAGTGCCTTCAATATTTGATCGTTAGCCACTTTTGTTGAttcaaaataagtaaaattcTCTGATGATTCGTATTGTATGCCAGGAAGAGGAGCACGGTGAGAAAACGGCTGAATATTTTTGCTTTTTCCTTTGAATTTTCCTATTGCCTCTATCTTCTTTACCATTTGCTTGCATAAACGATATCTTTTCCAAGTTGGACACGTTCCTTGAAAGCAACTAGTATTTTCTGTCATTCTTTGTTCTAAATCTTCCACTTCTTCAAGTAGCTTTTTCACATCATTTAGCCACTGTTCCACTGGTTTCTCAATTTCTTCAGTTCTATGCTTGGCTTGTTCAATAAGACCAAACAAGTTATCTCTTTCAAATACAAGATCCTTCTTTTCATTCTCAAGATccctaataaattttttaacgcAAAGAAGACATTTTCCTCCGCGTATTGTAGGTCCCACCAAATGTTCAACAACAGTAACCACAATTGAGATAGCAACATCCACCATTGAAACAATCAAAGGTAATCTGATAATAGAAAGAATCATGTGAAGAATTAGTCAAAATATGAATATAGTTGTTGGACAATAAAGTAAAGAAGCATCTTAGTGTTTGTCACACATGGAatcataaaaatacaaataagcTTTTGCAATTAAGCAAAAATGTTGTATATCCCCTCCGAAATGATATATAAGCAAAAATGTAACTGAACAGTTGATGTATTTGATCTTATAACATCAACTTTTGTAATTGAAGCAACTCAAATTTCAGTCCCACTAACAGTAAACTTATTTTTAGGTGTGGCAAAAAGAGAATCTATAAAGCTAAAACCATCAATTTAAGTTAATCACAtaaaatggattttttttttctttcaattttagtctttattaaaacaattttattttcttctttaccAATTAAATAACTGAATTTGTTGAAATAATCACCCAATTTTGCAACTTCCTTTTTGACAAATTACAGTTTTCTAGTGTTGAAACATGGAAGAGGAGCATGAATAAGATTTTGCGGTTAGTGATAACTAAGTGTAGTTTATGGAAAAAGAAGAATGGCAAAGAAAGAGTAAAAGAGggaaaaaataatgaaaaacatAAAAGGAATGATACCTTGTTTCCTGCTCTGCTGGACTTGTGAAGAAGGAAGTAGTAAGTATACACTGTTGGCTTAGCTCGGCTGGGAATTACACTTCTCTTTGATTTGTCAAAGTCTACTCTTTTCTTGaatataaaacataaagaaATCTCGTGTATTTCATTCaaatttagattttatatatcaaatttacttgatttattttttcttatatttaatgtTTCAGAGAGTATGGTTAAGTAGACTTAAAGTCATCGTATTGGTCAACCATATGCTTGTTTTCTGTTccatttatctcattttaaatgtcaaatttataatatttatttgtctcaaattacatctctatttatattatcaatagataattgactttttttttttcaaatacatcTCATTCTAAAGTCTTGCAAACATTAGAGTTCATTAAacacttttttaaaagaatcattGTCTCTCTTTATGACATTATTATATCTTAACATCATTTAACTATTCTGCTAACTactattaataatatgaatattttaataaaagattCATCTTTATCACTAAAAGTAACACAACTTTTTTCCTAAAATCGGAACACAATTCAATTCAGATATTTATAATGAGAAAGACAGagtaatttattattgatttatatgattttattgtCTCCCACACCCACCCAACTTCTCTATGATTTTGGTGACACCATGAACACATTTTTTAATGGTCCAATCTGATGGCTCAGGAATTGACCAACTCTTTTAACGTTCTCACcaatcttttctttttaatctaagcagtttttttatttaaaattaaattcaaattttcaaaaaattaataaacattagaaattatgtgatatatataatttataagtctttttataattaataatttataagtctcatttttttattttattttttatgaattatataagGGGATGAAGTGGAcagtataataattaattagatgtatAAATTGTAGGGGAGGAAGTGGACAGGAAAgtgctaaaaaaattaaaaaattgttgacTGATTTGAATTCATAGTAGTAATTACTTTTCTTTCTACGATAATATGCTATTTTAAAGGgaaaaaattgaactaaaacaaatatataaaataagtgcAGCTCAAAAAAGGCATTAATTAAATtcgattatgaaaatatatGCATCTAGAATGGAATAATTCTAGAACTCggtaaaatctttttttattgtattagtGTGAAAAATAACATCACTCTTCGAGATAAGTACTTCCTCCTTCTCATTTCAAATATCATTTGAGGTGTGTacaattcttttaaaaatgattagtGGATTTGATTTCaatgataaaatgttttatttactcaaatgttttatttactcaaatgtttttattaattgCAGTTAGCAGAAAAATTTGATgagttgaaatataataaataagagtattagtggaaaaaaaaattaatgttgtaTTGGTATAgcaaaatgacaaataatttgagacaaaaagaaatgacaaataatttgagacaaaaataaatgacaaatgAAGCATTTAAAATGAGATCGAGGAAATAATTGTTTCCTTGTAAATTTGACTTGTCAAAATGGAATAACAATTTACAAATTTGTgacaaatctaaaatatttggtTAAAACCTAATTTGTAGTCTTCATTTGTTCATCTCTAGCTCACATGTCTCTTGTGTCGAATCTTTTTTGTTGAGTTATatgagacaaaaataaaaaatataatgtcatTCACGATACAATTATAACGTAAAAGAAACTATTGAAGTTTGATTTAGTTAAAAACATGGATAAGAGGTTTCACATTATCATGTAGACAAATGTGTTGTTATTATCGTTCCTTAATTACTATGGGAACTTTAATTTTCCAAAAATTGTGTAAATTCCAACAATTGTCCGGTTGATTTATTGCgctaaaaaaatatgtattgtaacAATGGATCTACTTTAAATGATGAAAATTAGGAATTATCAAGATCTTATggtttaaaaaaagaagaacaaatgATTGAAATGAGATCTTATGGTTTGTTGAATGGAACATCAATAATTGACATagacataaattaaataaattagattttgtgtattaatgatattgtaaatgaaagataacataaaaattatgtaactaaatattaaacataaaatgAAACACACATTTCCAATAGCTAACAATCCCCTATCGAAGAAGACGAACATGAaggagaaaaatatatcaaagtcAGTTACTCAAATGAATATAAATATAGTTGCATCTCATCAAACACCGCAAAAGCAATTTTTTCATACTCAAATTAGAGAGGAAGTTAGCGTAAAGAATGATTAATGTCTCGAGGTTATGGTATCATGTCTTCTTGAATTTTGGTTCAAccaagaaaaaattataaatatttgaacttacattaaaaatgattacgaaataaattcacatttaataaataataaatagataagAGAGAAATGTgagtttttttattcaaataaccttttttccaaaaaatattaCCAAACTActcccttttgaaattttaatatcaaactaccctctttttttttttttttagttacaaGTCACCATTTGGAATgacgacttccttaaggaagcccaagttccaaatggcgacttcctaaaaaatttaaaaaaaaaatcaatttttttttcaatttttattgaaataacaaaaataatatatatatatatatatataattcataaaaatacataaatggaaattttaaattacgataaaattttaaattacatattttatttataaaaaacatcacaatttttataaaaattacgataaaattaatGTCGAAGGTGACTTCCAGTACCACATTGCCGAGGTTTGATTACCTTGAGTCTAGTTGGATATTTGATTCAACAGAGTATATGCATTCCCAAAGCTtggaatttgaaagttttgttgaCACATTTTATTCAGTAATTGGGTAGTGGACTCGGGTGTATTATGACGAGTGTTGAACGTGTTATACAACAATTCATCTTTGCTTGATGCAAATGATAGTCAACGATTGTTTACTTGATGTGGTTGTTGGCTGTCAAAGTTAAATTGTTCCCCTGGCGTGAACCCATaagattgatgtggtgtgtgagtaaaagtatgaggatgtagtgtgtgggtaaaagtatgaggaGGTGGTTGAGTGTAAGGAGGTGttgatatataatattgatgttgttgtgttgtgttgggcattgatttttgaaaaaaatgttggctagattgtggtggaggttaGGGTGGATTGACACGAGGATCAACCGATTGGttttctatataaataaatcGTTTAGAATTTTTGCAGAACGAAACCATGTATTCATAATTTGGtttaaattcaacatttagagGTTGGCCATGAAGAATATGATTATCTCGTTCATTCCACTctttgttttcattttcgtagaataatgcccaactatagtcaacttgtttatgAAAATCTACCTTATGATACTTTCTCATGTTCCTCGGAGGATGTGGAATTTCTTGAGGTAGTCCAAATTGTAGTTTCACTCTATCAGTTTGATACATTTCTATTATATagaaaaaatcaaatatgtaGATGCATTCCATAACCAATTGTCTTATGGATGATCGTATGTTAGACGTAGATATGGCCTCTAGAGAAACTGATATATAACAAGTTTGTTAGTAATAtatgcataagaaaaataaaataatagaaataaagtaatgttttaatatattacatcgttaacggtcatgtgatcaatttttgatcGATATCTAGCGGTATGATAACGAGGTGTATCGCCAAATTTCATATCCTTTCCACTAtatctacaaaaataaatttaaatgttagtgaattaattaatagttgtataaatataatatttaacttttttgatATTTATCTTTTTGCAACGGAAAATGAGGTTCAAGACTACTTATTGGTGCAAGAAATGGCATATGGTACCATGCCCACGTTTGAAGTAGATGTGAACCACCGATCGACATAACACTGGGTTCAGATGCACGACACAATTCTCTATAAAGTGTTGCCAAACACGCTGAGCCCCAATTGTATTCTCCTATCTCTCGCAAATCTCTCAACAAGTGAAACCACATAATATGTACTCTGTTGTGGGATTTGTCAGGCATTAATATGATGCCAATCAATTCTAAAATGTATGCTCTACAATATATACTTATTTCTTTATTAGATGATTCTGGAgttaacattgaaaatgtttctcttagccattttaattttataaaattcctttTTCTTTGAGATTCAAGTGACATGACTCCtaacaaatctaaaaaaccaTTTGCCCATGATACCATAGTTGATCCAGTTACAACTTTACCCCCAACACGTAAGCCAAGTAGCAGCACAACATCTTCTAATGTTATGGTACACTCATCCATTGGAAGATGAAACATGTGGGTTTCAGGTCTCCATCTTTCAACTAAAGCATTAATAAGTGAATTGtctattttataactttctatTTGTGATACGTTACCAAACCCGACTTGATTCAACATTGGAATTATTAAGGAATTTGGTGCAATGTGTTTATGGCTAAGTGATCTTAACTTTTGAGATGAATCCTGTAATAagcaaagaataaaaatatatttgaagagATTAGAATGAGATGAATCCTAcgtttataaaaattataataaaactatattttagaatgaaacttagtataaaatatataagaaaatattaaaaatataacataaagtaTTGTATTGcttacaaaattttgaatatgGTGTAGCGCTAATCTGTGATTAACATCATTCCATAACAATGCcatttagattaaatataaaGAGCAAAGAAGAAATATAAAGAGTGGAAgagtgaaaatataaagaaaagtgaAGTTGTGAAGAGTGGAAGAGTGAAGAAATATGATCATAAACTTggtctatttataaaaaaagacaaCACTTTAAATGACCAATAAAATACTATGCATGGCTTCACACATCAAGcactttaaaaataaacacTTCTGGACGGAGAAGACTGAACATGATGGCAAAGATTAGACTGGACGGAGAAGACTGAATATGATCACATTTTTGCAACTTCCCAACGTGAGAATATATTCATATTCTGATTCCATCTAAATCGCCATTTGGAAAAGCGGTTTCTCAAAGCATTTTTCATGGTCGTcttttggaatggcgacttgtaGTAGGT contains:
- the LOC101497997 gene encoding putative disease resistance protein At5g05400 isoform X1 → MVDVAISIVVTVVEHLVGPTIRGGKCLLCVKKFIRDLENEKKDLVFERDNLFGLIEQAKHRTEEIEKPVEQWLNDVKKLLEEVEDLEQRMTENTSCFQGTCPTWKRYRLCKQMVKKIEAIGKFKGKSKNIQPFSHRAPLPGIQYESSENFTYFESTKVANDQILKALQDDDIYMIGVYGMGGTGKTTLVNEVGKKVEALKFFDKTILITMSQTPNIRDIQGKIADVLNLKLEEESDEGRAQRLWLSLKENKRILIIVDDLWREFNLNDIGIHLDNNNKGAWKILITTRNQHICDLMHCQKKIHLGLLCEDESWTLFKKHAHIDDSLSKSLDGVPQKVCLECKGLPIAIKAVGSSLKGKSIADWKVAFHMLTHSEAVDDHVEGVGAALSCLKLSYDYLSDKQKLIFLMCSMFPEDYKISIEDMIRYAVGLGLGGRFSLDSARDDIEATINRLLESCLLMYARESKEYVKMHDTVRDTALWIAKRLENHKIVVNVDKPVNTLERDDFIRDCYALSLWYPKQDQNFHQLRAPNLEIIFLHSRRWKSFDLSHATFQGIKGLKVLSLINNGSGHPSLSLPSSTHSLTNLRTLRLNGLKLDNIYFIESLTGLEVLDLQRCILNELPNRKGKLKRLKLLDLSRCRFLQDKYNAAIGKCSQLEELYASKCMPKEYLYQSVMDIITLPMLQRFVIHTTNLTRDFSKNSRHLEVMDLNISNLKASKKNLLQIAETVHLIHLHGGCKNIMPDMIGVMGGLSCFTCLCLEGCPEIEYIFNTTSDSEVKCLVPKLVELVLLELENLEELCRGPPLQVLSFFEKLEKLEIQQCMKLHIIFPWECNLQNLKILKIANCTSGEVLFSMSVAHSLQQLEVLEVAHCDELKHITATGREHGSNSGNEIVQTPVKSSHFVMSRLKKLHISYCKKLESLLPICCVEGLAPLEEIQIIRVPMLKLVFGACDHQHHSSRQYPNQNMHPYLKLLKLTNLDNLIGVCPENNCEKWPSSTALIVERCPKLSVSWIATMAGSKEREKVVKIEKMTLRGFSELNLISRVGPSPRHILSLHCLQRLALSNCKNLSSIFSINVHRSLPELISFQIYRCHELEQIITENKEFVQLSNTDVWFPKLQDIKVVNCKKMKTLFSVAMIRMLPKLSSLEISGVTQLEEVFRCGNGDNNINDVEIGLANLSTIELHKLPSFVDICKGLKLRSAKVKHVDIVECPKIDPSLREIQLQLEGTEDKRRRQLKI
- the LOC101497997 gene encoding putative disease resistance protein At5g05400 isoform X2; the encoded protein is MVDVAISIVVTVVEHLVGPTIRGGKCLLCVKKFIRDLENEKKDLVFERDNLFGLIEQAKHRTEEIEKPVEQWLNDVKKLLEEVEDLEQRMTENTSCFQGTCPTWKRYRLCKQMVKKIEAIGKFKGKSKNIQPFSHRAPLPGIQYESSENFTYFESTKVANDQILKALQDDDIYMIGVYGMGGTGKTTLVNEVGKKVEALKFFDKTILITMSQTPNIRDIQGKIADVLNLKLEEESDEGRAQRLWLSLKENKRILIIVDDLWREFNLNDIGIHLDNNNKGAWKILITTRNQHICDLMHCQKKIHLGLLCEDESWTLFKKHAHIDDSLSKSLDGVPQKVCLECKGLPIAIKAVGSSLKGKSIADWKVAFHMLTHSEAVDDHVEGVGAALSCLKLSYDYLSDKQKLIFLMCSMFPEDYKISIEDMIRYAVGLGLGGRFSLDSARDDIEATINRLLESCLLMYARESKEYVKMHDTVRDTALWIAKRLENHKIVVNVDKPVNTLERDDFIRDCYALSLWYPKQDQNFHQLRAPNLEIIFLHSRRWKSFDLSHATFQGIKGLKVLSLINNGSGHPSLSLPSSTHSLTNLRTLRLNGLKLDNIYFIESLTGLEVLDLQRCILNELPNRKGKLKRLKLLDLSRCRFLQDKYNAAIGKCSQLEELYASKCMPKEYLYQSVMDIITLPMLQRFVIHTTNLTRDFSKNSRHLEVMDLNISNLKASKKNLLQIAETVHLIHLHGGCKNIMPDMIGVMGGLSCFTCLCLEGCPEIEYIFNTTSDSEVKCLVPKLVELVLLELENLEELCRGPPLQVLSFFEKLEKLEIQQCMKLHIIFPWECNLQNLKILKIANCTSGEVLFSMSVAHSLQQLEVLEVAHCDELKHITATGREHGSNSGNEIVQTPVKSSHFVMSRLKKLHISYCKKLESLLPICCVEGLAPLEEIQIIRVPMLKLVFGACDHQHHSSRQYPNQNMHPYLKLLKLTNLDNLIGVCPENNCEKWPSSTALIVERCPKLSVSWIATMAGSKEREKVVKIEKMTLRGFSELNLISRVGPSPRHILSLHCLQRLALSNCKNLSSIFSINVHRSLPELISFQIYRCHELEQIITENKEFVQLSNTDVWFPKLQDIKVRQW
- the LOC101497997 gene encoding putative disease resistance protein At5g05400 isoform X3, with amino-acid sequence MVDVAISIVVTVVEHLVGPTIRGGKCLLCVKKFIRDLENEKKDLVFERDNLFGLIEQAKHRTEEIEKPVEQWLNDVKKLLEEVEDLEQRMTENTSCFQGTCPTWKRYRLCKQMVKKIEAIGKFKGKSKNIQPFSHRAPLPGIQYESSENFTYFESTKVANDQILKALQDDDIYMIGVYGMGGTGKTTLVNEVGKKVEALKFFDKTILITMSQTPNIRDIQGKIADVLNLKLEEESDEGRAQRLWLSLKENKRILIIVDDLWREFNLNDIGIHLDNNNKGAWKILITTRNQHICDLMHCQKKIHLGLLCEDESWTLFKKHAHIDDSLSKSLDGVPQKVCLECKGLPIAIKAVGSSLKGKSIADWKVAFHMLTHSEAVDDHVEGVGAALSCLKLSYDYLSDKQKLIFLMCSMFPEDYKISIEDMIRYAVGLGLGGRFSLDSARDDIEATINRLLESCLLMYARESKEYVKMHDTVRDTALWIAKRLENHKIVVNVDKPVNTLERDDFIRDCYALSLWYPKQDQNFHQLRAPNLEIIFLHSRRWKSFDLSHATFQGIKGLKVLSLINNGSGHPSLSLPSSTHSLTNLRTLRLNGLKLDNIYFIESLTGLEVLDLQRCILNELPNRKGKLKRLKLLDLSRCRFLQDKYNAAIGKCSQLEELYASKCMPKEYLYQSVMDIITLPMLQRFVIHTTNLTRDFSKNSRHLEVMDLNISNLKASKKNLLQIAETVHLIHLHGGCKNIMPDMIGVMGGLSCFTCLCLEGCPEIEYIFNTTSDSEVKCLVPKLVELVLLELENLEELCRGPPLQVLSFFEKLEKLEIQQCMKLHIIFPWECNLQNLKILKIANCTSGEVLFSMSVAHSLQQLEVLEVAHCDELKHITATGREHGSNSGNEIVQTPVKSSHFVMSRLKKLHISYCKKLESLLPICCVEGLAPLEEIQIIRVPMLKLVFGACDHQHHSSRQYPNQNMHPYLKLLKLTNLDNLIGVCPENNCEKWPSSTALIVERCPKLSVSWIATMAGSKEREKVVKIEKMTLRGFSELNLISRMP